The Felis catus isolate Fca126 chromosome X, F.catus_Fca126_mat1.0, whole genome shotgun sequence genome includes a region encoding these proteins:
- the LOC101100111 gene encoding rRNA-processing protein FCF1 homolog: MGRQKKARKYATMKRMLSLRDQRLKKKDRLKPKKKEKKDPSARKGREVPQHPSCLFFQYNTQLGPPYHILVDTNFINFSIKAKLHLGQSMMDCLYSKCIPCITDCVMAEIEKLGQKYRVALRITKDPRFEQLPCTHKGTYADDCLVKRVTQHKCYIVATVDWDLK; the protein is encoded by the coding sequence ATGGGGaggcaaaagaaagcaagaaagtatGCAACCATGAAGCGAATGCTTAGTCTCCGAGATCAGAGGCTGAAAAAGAAGGATAGATTgaaacctaaaaagaaagaaaagaaagatccaAGTGCACGCAAGGGAAGAGAAGTCCCCCAACATCCTTCCTGCTTATTCTTCCAATATAACACACAGCTGGGCCCACCTTACCACATCCTGGTTGATACCAACTTTATCAACTTTTCCATTAAAGCCAAACTTCACTTAGGACAATCAATGATGGACTGTCTGTATTCCAAGTGTATCCCTTGTATAACTGACTGTGTAATGGCTGAAATTGAGAAATTGGGGCAAAAGTACCGAGTGGCTCTAAGGATCACCAAGGATCCAAGATTTGAACAATTACCGTGCACACACAAAGGAACCTATGCAGATGACTGCCTAGTAAAGAGAGTAACTCAGCATAAGTGTTACATTGTGGCCACAGTTGACTGGGACCTTAAATGA